The following are encoded together in the Salvia hispanica cultivar TCC Black 2014 chromosome 6, UniMelb_Shisp_WGS_1.0, whole genome shotgun sequence genome:
- the LOC125191792 gene encoding cactin-like, whose product MPRRRYSDDFSSESPSDSDRRSTRRRRHSESESVSKRKRRRDSDSDSDEPSKQKSSSKRKITEDEITEYLAKKAQKKAMKVAKKLKLQSKDVSGYSNDSNPFGDSNLNEKFVWRKKIEKDVSQGVPLDDFSLKAEKKRQRERKAEIEKVKKRREERAIEKAQREEEMALLARERARAEFQDWEKKEEEFHFDQSKIRSEIRLREGRMKPIDILTKHLDHSDDFEIDINEPYMVFKGLTVKEMEELHNDIKMHLDLDRATPTHIGYWEALLVVSEWELSEARKKDALDRARVRGEKLPPEMVGEERGLHTSIEADVKSLLQGKTYSELEALQSQIESQMRSGTAKVVEYWEAILKRLHIYKAKACLKEIHTSMLRRHLERLETPSEGENIKTEPAQELDEQESDQDKEVMDYVGARASPTPVTEVEAPDEEELAGSYSPQLLHGDEDEEEDAIDPEEDKAILERKRIAVKEDRRIQEISSRQNLPPEDNFERSAMKTMGAMEEGDVVFGSSDEINLDSQVYWWHDKYRPRKPKYFNRVHTGYEWNKYNQTHYDHDNPPPKIVQGYKFNIFYPDLVDKQKAPIYTIEKDGDSAETCIIRFHAGPPYEDIAFRIVNKEWEYSHKKGFKCTFERGILHVYFNFKRYRYRR is encoded by the exons ATGCCGCGCCGACGCTACTCCGACGATTTCTCATCGGAATCACCTTCCGACTCCGACCGACGGAGTACTAGACGCCGGCGTCATTCTGAGTCCGAATCCGTATCAAAGCGGAAGCGGCGACGAGATTCAGACTCCGATTCCGACGAGCCATCTAAGCAAAAGAGTAGTAGTAAGCGGAAGATTACCGAGGATGAGATTACTGAGTATCTCGCTAAGAAGGCGCAGAAGAAG GCTATGAAAGTTGcgaagaaattgaaattgcaGAGCAAAGATGTCTCCGGTTATTCGAATGATTCAAATCCGTTTGgtgattcaaatttgaatgagAA ATTCGTGTGGAGAAAGAAGATTGAGAAGGATGTTTCACAGGGTGTGCCACTTGACGACTTCTCTCTAAAAGCAGAGAAGAAGAGGCAGAGGGAAAGAAAG GCagagattgaaaaagttaaaaagagaagagaagaaaggGCCATTGAGAAAGCCCAACGTGAGGAAGAGATGGCTTTACTAGCTAGGGAGCGTGCTCGAGCTGAATTCCAAGACTGggagaagaaagaagaagag TTTCATTTTGATCAAAGCAAAATCAGATCAGAGATTCGATTACGTGAAGGTCGCATGAAGCCGATTGACATTCTCACTAAGCATCTAGACCATTCGGATGACTTTGAGATAGATATAAACGAACCATACATGGTCTTCAAG gGTTTGACTGTTAAAGAAATGGAAGAGCTTCATAATGACATCAAGATGCACCTTGATTTAGACAGAGCAACTCCTACACATATAGGATATTGGGAG GCACTGTTGGTAGTTTCTGAGTGGGAACTAAGTGAAGCCAGGAAAAAAGATGCATTAGATCGTGCAAGAGTGCGAGGAGAGAAATTACCTCCAGAGATGGTCGGTGAAGAACGAGGTTTGCATACGAGCATTGAAGCTGATGTTAAAAGTCTGTTACAAGGAAAAACCTATAGTGAATTAGAAGCTCTGCAATCCCAGATTGAATCGCAAATGCGATCTGGGACTGCAAAGGTGGTTGAATACTGGGAAGCTATTCTTAAACGACTCCATATTTACAAAGCAAAG GCTTGTTTGAAGGAAATCCATACCAGCATGCTGCGCAGGCATTTGGAACGCCTAGAGACCCCATCTGAGGGTGAAAATATCAAGACAGAACCGGCTCAAGAACTTGATGAGCAGGAGTCTGATCAAGATAAGGAGGTTATGGATTATGTAGGTGCTAGGGCCTCTCCAACACCTGTTACGGAAGTGGAGGCCCCAGATGAAGAAGAGCTAGCTGGATCATATTCACCACAACTATTGCATggtgatgaagatgaagaagaagatgctATTGACCCTGAAGAGGACAAGGCTATTTTG GAGAGGAAGCGTATTGCTGTAAAAGAAGACCGCCGCATCCAAGAAATCTCTTCGAGACAGAATCTGCCACCAGAGGATAATTTTGAGAGAAGTGCCATGAAAACCATGGGAGCAATGGAAGAAGGCGATGTCGTCTTTGGCTCCAGTGACGAAATCAACCTCGATTCTCAG GTGTACTGGTGGCATGATAAGTACCGGCCTAGAAAGCCGAAGTACTTTAACCGCGTGCACACGGGATATGAGTGGAATAAATACAACCAGACACATTATGATCATGACAATCCTCCCCCAAAAATAGTGCAAGGCTACAAGTTCAATATTTTCTACCCAGACCTTGTTGACAAACAAAAGGCGCCAATCTACACCATCGAGAAAGATGGAGATAGTGCCGAGACCTGCATCATCAGGTTTCATGCAGGGCCGCCTTATGAAGACATC GCTTTTCGAATTGTCAACAAGGAGTGGGAGTATTCGCACAAAAAAGGATTCAAATGCACGTTTGAACGGGGAATTTTGCACGTttacttcaattttaaaaGGTACCGCTACCGACGTTGA
- the LOC125191703 gene encoding small ubiquitin-related modifier 2-like: MADAKIEISFKNQAGEQMYVRVKVSTEIKRLLKSYCIQKHLEYGTVDFYLEGIRVPRIGTIGQAGLKDDDIIDVVAPVFGGGPSNPSC, encoded by the exons ATGGCTGATGCAAAAATTGAGATTTCCTTCAAGAATCAG GCTGGGGAGCAAATGTATGTCAGAGTTAAGGTCTCGACGGAAATAAAAAGGTTGCTAAAAAGTTATTGTATCCAAAAACATTTGGAGTATGGAACTGTGGATTTCTACCTTGAAGGTATTCGTGTTCCTCGTATTGGAACAATTGGCCAG GCTGGATTGAAGGATGATGATATAATTGATGTTGTGGCACCAGTCTTTGGAGGTGGGCCGTCAAATCCAAGCTGCTGA
- the LOC125191794 gene encoding cell division control protein 2 homolog C-like isoform X1 — protein sequence MEKYQKLEKIGQGAYGSVYKARDTSTGQLVALKKNHLPISDQGIPPSTLREVSLLQLLSNSLYIVRLLSVEHIPIHNGKHLLFLVFEYLDTDLKKFIDSHLQPPNPTLLPPNTVQSFLFQICSGVAHCHSNGVLHRDLKPHNLLIDVEKGIIKIADLGLGRAFSVPLKNYTHEVVTLCYRAPEVLLGANYSTAVDMWSVGCIFAEMVRMKVLFLGDSEFRQLLIIFRLLGTPTEEVWPGVTSLPDWHAYPQWEPQDLAHAVPYLGADGVDLLSKMLIYNPADRISAKDAMNHPYFDTLDRNQF from the exons atgGAGAAGTACCAGAAACTGGAGAAGATCGGGCAGGGAGCCTACGGCAGCGTCTACAAAGCCAGAGACACATCCACCGGGCAGCTCGTGGCATTAAAGAAAAACCACCTCCCCATCTCCGATCAAGGCATCCCTCCCTCCACCCTCCGCGAGGTCTCCCTTCTCCAGCTCCTCTCCAACTCCCTCTACATCGTCCGCCTCCTCTCCGTCGAGCACATCCCCATCCACAACGGCAAGCACCTCCTCTTCCTCGTCTTCGAGTATCTCGACACCGATCTCAAGAAATTCATCGACTCCCACCTCCAACCCCCGAACCCCACCCTCCTCCCTCCCAACACCGTCCAGAGCTTCCTCTTCCAGATCTGCAGCGGCGTCGCGCACTGCCACAGCAACGGCGTCCTCCACCGCGACCTCAAGCCTCACAACCTGTTGATTGATGTGGAGAAGGGGATTATCAAGATTGCTGATCTCGGCCTCGGGAGGGCCTTTTCCGTCCCTCTCAAGAACTACACGCACGAG GTTGTTACTCTGTGTTACAGAGCTCCGGAGGTTCTTCTTGGAGCGAATTACTCGACTGCTGTTGATATGTGGTCTGTTGGCTGCATTTTTG CGGAGATGGTGAGGATGAAAGTCTTGTTTCTTGGAGATTCAGAGTTTCGGCAGCTTCTCATCATTTTTAG GTTGCTTGGAACGCCTACGGAGGAGGTGTGGCCGGGAGTTACTTCTCTGCCCGATTGGCATGCGTATCCCCAGTGGGAACCTCAAGACTTAGCGCATGCCGTTCCATATTTGGGAGCTGATGGTGTTGACCTTCTATCA AAGATGCTTATATATAATCCAGCTGATAGAATCTCAGCAAAAGATGCTATGAATCATCCCTACTTTGACACTTTGGATAGAAATCAGTTCTGA
- the LOC125191794 gene encoding cyclin-dependent kinase B1-1-like isoform X2, with protein MEKYQKLEKIGQGAYGSVYKARDTSTGQLVALKKNHLPISDQGSHLQPPNPTLLPPNTVQSFLFQICSGVAHCHSNGVLHRDLKPHNLLIDVEKGIIKIADLGLGRAFSVPLKNYTHEVVTLCYRAPEVLLGANYSTAVDMWSVGCIFAEMVRMKVLFLGDSEFRQLLIIFRLLGTPTEEVWPGVTSLPDWHAYPQWEPQDLAHAVPYLGADGVDLLSKMLIYNPADRISAKDAMNHPYFDTLDRNQF; from the exons atgGAGAAGTACCAGAAACTGGAGAAGATCGGGCAGGGAGCCTACGGCAGCGTCTACAAAGCCAGAGACACATCCACCGGGCAGCTCGTGGCATTAAAGAAAAACCACCTCCCCATCTCCGATCAAGGC TCCCACCTCCAACCCCCGAACCCCACCCTCCTCCCTCCCAACACCGTCCAGAGCTTCCTCTTCCAGATCTGCAGCGGCGTCGCGCACTGCCACAGCAACGGCGTCCTCCACCGCGACCTCAAGCCTCACAACCTGTTGATTGATGTGGAGAAGGGGATTATCAAGATTGCTGATCTCGGCCTCGGGAGGGCCTTTTCCGTCCCTCTCAAGAACTACACGCACGAG GTTGTTACTCTGTGTTACAGAGCTCCGGAGGTTCTTCTTGGAGCGAATTACTCGACTGCTGTTGATATGTGGTCTGTTGGCTGCATTTTTG CGGAGATGGTGAGGATGAAAGTCTTGTTTCTTGGAGATTCAGAGTTTCGGCAGCTTCTCATCATTTTTAG GTTGCTTGGAACGCCTACGGAGGAGGTGTGGCCGGGAGTTACTTCTCTGCCCGATTGGCATGCGTATCCCCAGTGGGAACCTCAAGACTTAGCGCATGCCGTTCCATATTTGGGAGCTGATGGTGTTGACCTTCTATCA AAGATGCTTATATATAATCCAGCTGATAGAATCTCAGCAAAAGATGCTATGAATCATCCCTACTTTGACACTTTGGATAGAAATCAGTTCTGA